A region from the Candidatus Electrothrix scaldis genome encodes:
- a CDS encoding HEAT repeat domain-containing protein: MGALNMVGELEPGERAVRIAVPVCQVAIQDNYSSVRKAALNTLCKLVGREQAIECCLPLLKDDNLNVKKAVLNVLRELGNEQTVEYCLTLLEDENSSVRRIALTAIRELGNEQVAVHCLPLLRDDSSAVKKAALVTLCELGDEQVVEHSLPFLKDKNSSVKVAALNILRELGNENAVRQCLTLLQDKVLKVKIAALNTLCELGNNEAKEQCMQILNDHKEELIAQLASANVLWRLSTNCSRTKDYYISNGILQRSFNIRNTPAQMLSQPAKMAMIIISAQTRSKVLINRWIIPCLQDQEDLIRKIAIVELGKLKDNKYIDNVRPLLKDHNRSIREKAKEVIEQ; this comes from the coding sequence TTGGGCGCACTTAACATGGTAGGTGAATTAGAACCTGGAGAAAGGGCGGTAAGGATTGCTGTGCCTGTTTGTCAGGTCGCAATACAGGATAATTACTCAAGTGTTAGAAAAGCTGCATTAAATACCCTTTGTAAATTGGTGGGCCGCGAACAGGCAATCGAGTGTTGTCTGCCATTATTGAAAGATGACAATCTGAATGTTAAAAAAGCTGTATTGAACGTCCTTCGTGAGCTGGGCAATGAACAGACGGTTGAGTACTGTCTAACGTTGCTGGAAGATGAAAATTCGAGTGTTAGACGGATTGCATTGACCGCTATTCGTGAGTTGGGCAACGAACAGGTTGCGGTGCATTGCTTGCCTTTGCTGAGGGATGATAGTTCTGCTGTCAAAAAAGCCGCCTTGGTTACCCTTTGCGAACTGGGTGACGAGCAGGTTGTAGAGCACAGCCTGCCTTTTCTGAAGGATAAAAATTCGTCAGTCAAAGTTGCTGCATTGAATATCCTACGCGAACTGGGTAATGAGAATGCGGTGAGACAATGTCTGACATTATTGCAAGATAAAGTATTAAAGGTTAAAATAGCCGCGTTGAATACCCTCTGCGAACTGGGAAACAACGAAGCCAAAGAACAATGTATGCAAATATTGAACGATCACAAGGAAGAATTGATTGCTCAATTAGCATCAGCTAATGTATTGTGGCGTTTGAGCACTAATTGCTCAAGGACAAAAGATTATTATATTTCAAACGGAATACTTCAACGCTCTTTTAATATAAGAAATACGCCTGCTCAAATGCTGTCCCAGCCAGCTAAAATGGCAATGATAATTATTTCGGCACAAACTCGTAGTAAAGTACTTATCAATCGATGGATCATCCCGTGTCTTCAAGATCAAGAAGACCTGATCAGGAAAATAGCCATTGTTGAACTAGGAAAGCTGAAAGATAATAAATATATAGATAATGTACGCCCTTTATTGAAAGATCATAATAGAAGTATTAGAGAAAAAGCCAAAGAAGTAATAGAACAATGA
- a CDS encoding hydantoinase B/oxoprolinase family protein, whose product MLERRYPVLVREFFLRRGSGGTGTFRGGDGLIRELEFLEPLQVSILSERRVFAPYGLNGGGDGMRGENIFLRNNGRKLNLGGKNTTQAEAGDQLRICTPGGGGWGEEKIFLWNH is encoded by the coding sequence ATCCTGGAACGGCGGTATCCGGTTCTGGTGCGGGAGTTTTTCCTGCGTCGGGGTTCCGGGGGAACAGGAACATTCCGGGGAGGCGATGGATTAATTCGGGAACTGGAATTCCTGGAGCCTTTGCAGGTCTCCATCCTCTCGGAACGCAGGGTCTTTGCGCCTTATGGGCTGAACGGTGGAGGGGATGGAATGCGGGGCGAGAATATCTTTCTTCGTAACAACGGTAGAAAGCTGAATCTCGGCGGAAAAAATACGACTCAGGCTGAGGCCGGGGATCAATTGCGAATTTGTACGCCCGGCGGGGGCGGGTGGGGTGAGGAGAAAATATTCCTCTGGAATCATTGA